A genomic segment from Fusarium fujikuroi IMI 58289 draft genome, chromosome FFUJ_chr04 encodes:
- a CDS encoding related to HOL1, putative substrate-H+ antiporter yields MTSGVAIPGTVQLVDVQGIFNVKHGQQSRDIVLVPQPTDDPDDPLRWSIPRKTRNIICAMVWCFFVAAMISGLSPAYILIEKDTGISIADLSTGNGILFLFLGWGTMITQCVALAYGRRFTLIVSVILTTGITLWTAFIKSRGEFFTNRVLLGICASPQETLIEVIIGDIFFAHDRGFYMGAYSWTLWCGAFLAPVASGYVAQELGWRWIQYILAIIGGSVAIITFFLFEETMFYRHHDVGNLSDTAALDPATIKASATVGKDIETPSEKQNPSVQDEKSTSRSMEATAYTSGESEKTYMGKLKVWGYRDSRQPSTFKLFFLPIRLLFSFPGIGFGGLLVGGILAWYNVVGGSLALILGNPPYNFSANNIGLTYLASVVGVTVGCFLSGWMSDALALFLARRNGGVMEPEQRLWTCLVALVMHPAGCLLYGVGASYHIHWFGVVFGLGLICVTLPMGSNLAFTYILDTYKEVAGEGLVSTILIRNMMGFAFGYAVVPMIENLGLRDAFILIAVLGEAVWCTAIMMIYVGKPLRRWTAHSYWNLIEHYGATAH; encoded by the exons ATGACTTCTGGAGTCGCCATTCCTGGAACTGTCCAGCTCGTCGATGTCCAAGGCATCTTCAACGTGAAGCATGGCCAGCAATCACGCGACATCGTCCTCGTTCCGCAGCCCACTGACGACCCCGATGATCCTCTTCGCTGGAGTATCCCTCGAAAGACAAGGAATATCATCTGCGCCATGGTATGGTGCTTCTTCGTGGCCGCTATGATTTCTGGTCTGTCACCAGCATATATCCTGATCGAGAAAGACACTGGTATTTCGATCGCAGACCTGAGTACCGGCAACGGAATtctgtttcttttccttggtTGGGGGACGATGATTACCCAATGTGTTGCTCTTGCATATGGTCGACGCTTCACTCTTATTGTTTCTGTCATTCTTACTACTGGAATCACTCTTTGGACTGCGTTCATCAAATCGAGAGGCGAGTTCTTCACCAATCGAGTTCTGCTTGGTATCTGTGCTTCGCCCCAAGAGACTCTCATCGAAGTCATTATTGGAGACATCTTCTTTGCGCATGATCGAGGCTTCTACATGGGTGCCTATAGTTGGACTCTATGGTGTGGCGCGTTCCTTGCACCCGTTGCATCTGGCTATGTTGCCCAGGAACTCGGCTGGCGATGGATCCAGTATATCCTCGCCATAATCGGAGGAAGCGTCGCTATCATCACCTTTTTCCTGTTTGAGGAGACCATGTTCTACCGCCATCACGACGTCGGAAATCTTTCTGATACAGCTGCGCTCGACCCAGCTACCATCAAAGCCTCTGCGACAGTCGGAAAAGACATCGAGACTCCATCAGAGAAGCAAAACCCTTCAGTCCAAGACGAGAAGTCCACATCAAGATCTATGGAGGCAACGGCGTATACATCAGGTGAGAGCGAAAAGACCTATATGGGGAAGCTCAAGGTCTGGGGTTATCGCGACTCGCGACAGCCTAGCaccttcaagctcttcttccttcccaTCCGTCTGCTCTTTTCGTTCCCCGGTATTGGCTTTGGTGGTCTTCTCGTGGGTGGGATTCTCGCCTGGTACAACGTTGTTGGAGGTTCTCTGGCTCTGATCCTGGGCAATCCTCCTTACAACTTTAGCGCCAACAACATTGGACTCACGTACCTTGCTTCTGTTGTCGGTGTCACTGTCGGATGCTTCCTTTCTGGTTGGATGTCAGATGCTCTGGCCTTGTTCCTTGCCCGTCGTAATGGAGGTGTCATGGAACCCGAGCAGCGTCTTTGGACTTGTCTGGTCGCGCTTGTCATGCATCCGGCGGGCTGTCTGTTGTATGGCGTTGGCGCTTCGTATCACATCCACTGGTTTGGAGTTGTCTTTGGCCTCGGGTTGATCTGCGTAACTCTTCCCATGGGCTCTAATCTCGCTTTCACTTATATCCTTGACACTTACAAGGAGGTCGCTGGCGAAGGTCTTGTATCGACCATCTTGATTCGTAACATGATGG GTTTCGCGTTTGGGTACGCTGTGGTTCCAATGATCGAGAACCTTGGACTTCGCGatgccttcatcctcatagCTGTGTTGGGAGAGGCTGTCTGGTGCACTGCGATCATGATGATATATGTTGGCAAGCCTCTGAGAAGATGGACCGCGCATTCTTATTGGAATCTGATTGAGCATTACGGTGCGACTGCTCATTGA
- a CDS encoding related to Lactam utilization protein lamB has protein sequence MTGLAQRYEINADMGEGFGRWKMGPDEELMPLIDAANIACGFHAGDPSIMLKTIRLCKQHGVKAGAHPGLQDLFGFGRRKMEIDPKDMYAMVLYQVGALKAMLDAEGVELSHIKPHGELFFYMQRDKGIMRAVLEACATFKVPVYACQNPEQEAMCNEMGVPFQGEVYVDIDYSPEGRLVPFAQSHPVTPELCHERAFGAAMKDTGKDINGDPFSFGFKGKPFSICLHSDSPTVLENAKLVRQAVDEANRKKFSSQNTNGHRL, from the exons ATGACTGGTTTAGCGCAAAGATACGAGATCAATGCTGATATGGGAGAAGGCTTCGGCCGATGGAAAATG GGCCCAGATGAGGAACTTATGCCTTTGATAGATGCAGCAAATATTGCATGTGGCTTCCACGCTGGtgatccatccatcatgctAAAGACAATTCGTCTCTGCAAGCAACATGGTGTCAAAGCTGGTGCTCATCCCGGCTTACAAGAcctctttggctttggacGCCGAAAAATGGAAATCGACCCCAAGGACATGTATGCGATGGTCTTGTATCAGGTTGGAGCTCTCAAGGCTATGTTGGACGCCGAAGGTGTTGAGTTGTCTCACATAAAACCTCACGGAGAACTCTTCTTCTACATGCAAAGAGACAAGGGGATAATGAGAGCTGTACTAGAAGCTTGTGCAACTTTCAAAGTGCCGGTATACGCCTGCCAGAACCCGGAACAGGAGGCCATGTGTAACGAGATGGGCGTTCCGTTTCAAGGAGAGGTCTATGTTGATATAGACTACTCGCCAGAGGGAAGACTTGTCCCTTTTGCGCAATCTCACCCTGTAACACCGGAGTTGTGTCATGAGCGGGCGTTTGGTGCGGCCATGAAGGACACAGGGAAGGACATCAATGGGGATCCGTTCAGCTTTGGGTTCAAGGGGAAGCCGTTCAGCATATGTCTGCATTCTGATTCGCCGACTGTGTTGGAAAATGCGAAGCTGGTTCGGCAGGCAGTGGATGAAGCGAACCGAAAGAAGTTTTCTTCACAGAATACCAATGGTCATAGATTGTAG